The following are encoded in a window of Stieleria sp. JC731 genomic DNA:
- the pgi gene encoding glucose-6-phosphate isomerase produces the protein MTSLTDQTAWQKLTTHHESIKTKHLRELFESDDQRGQKFSVDACGIFLDYSKNRITAETIELLLDLARQSKLAERIEAMMTGEKINITEDRAVLHTALRAPRDAEILVDGENVVPGVHEVLDKMGSFCDAITSGKWTGHTGKQIRNIVNVGIGGSDLGPVMAYEALKHYSNRDLTFRFVSNVDGTDFAEATQDLCPEETLFIIASKTFTTQETMTNAHSARDWLLENLKADQTAVAKHFVALSTNADEVSKFGIDTDNMFGFWDWVGGRYSMDSAIGLSTMLAIGPDGFREMLAGFHEMDQHYRTAPLDKNLPVLLGLLTVWYTDFFGSQTTAVLPYDQYLKRFPAYLQQLTMESNGKSVTLAGDRVDYDTSPIYWGEPGTNGQHSFYQLIHQGTHLIPCDFIAFAKSLNPLGDHHDKLTANVFAQGEALAMGKTKQQVLDEGTAEELASHRVFEGNRPSNTLLIEKLTPAVLGKLVALYEHSVYTQGVIWQVNPFDQWGVELGKVLAKKIVPELQSDDDLQHDSSTNQLIERYRKMK, from the coding sequence ATGACCAGCTTGACTGACCAGACAGCATGGCAAAAGTTGACCACTCACCACGAGTCGATCAAAACCAAGCATCTGCGTGAGCTTTTTGAATCTGACGACCAACGCGGTCAAAAATTTTCCGTCGACGCCTGCGGTATTTTTCTCGACTATTCGAAGAACCGAATCACCGCCGAGACCATCGAGCTGTTGTTGGATCTTGCTCGCCAATCAAAGTTGGCTGAGCGAATCGAAGCGATGATGACTGGTGAGAAGATCAACATCACCGAAGATCGAGCCGTTTTGCATACCGCCCTGAGGGCGCCGCGTGATGCGGAGATTTTGGTTGATGGTGAAAACGTCGTTCCGGGTGTCCACGAAGTGCTCGACAAAATGGGCAGCTTTTGTGACGCCATCACCAGTGGAAAGTGGACCGGACACACGGGCAAGCAGATTCGCAACATTGTGAACGTCGGCATCGGTGGCTCGGATCTGGGGCCGGTGATGGCCTATGAGGCACTGAAGCATTATTCAAACCGTGACTTGACGTTCCGCTTTGTATCCAATGTTGATGGGACCGATTTTGCCGAGGCGACGCAGGATCTTTGTCCTGAAGAGACGCTGTTTATCATCGCGTCAAAAACATTCACGACTCAGGAAACGATGACCAATGCCCATTCGGCACGAGATTGGTTGTTGGAAAACCTAAAGGCCGATCAAACGGCCGTCGCCAAGCACTTCGTCGCGTTGTCAACAAACGCCGATGAGGTTTCAAAGTTCGGAATCGACACCGACAACATGTTCGGTTTTTGGGATTGGGTCGGTGGCCGCTATTCGATGGACAGCGCGATCGGCTTGTCGACAATGTTGGCCATCGGACCGGATGGCTTCCGTGAAATGTTGGCCGGGTTTCATGAAATGGACCAGCACTATCGCACCGCGCCGCTGGACAAAAACTTGCCGGTGCTGCTTGGCTTGCTAACCGTCTGGTACACAGACTTCTTCGGATCGCAAACCACGGCGGTGCTTCCCTATGATCAGTACCTGAAGCGTTTCCCTGCTTACCTGCAGCAGTTGACGATGGAAAGCAATGGTAAGTCGGTCACGCTTGCCGGAGACCGTGTCGACTATGACACGAGTCCGATTTACTGGGGCGAGCCCGGAACCAACGGGCAGCACTCGTTCTATCAGTTGATCCACCAGGGAACCCATTTGATCCCTTGTGACTTCATCGCGTTTGCCAAGTCGCTGAACCCGTTGGGCGACCATCATGACAAGCTGACCGCCAATGTGTTTGCGCAAGGTGAGGCTTTGGCGATGGGGAAAACCAAGCAACAGGTGCTCGACGAAGGCACAGCCGAAGAGCTGGCCTCACACCGAGTTTTCGAAGGCAATCGTCCATCAAATACTCTGCTGATCGAAAAGTTGACGCCAGCTGTTCTGGGTAAGTTGGTCGCCCTTTACGAGCACAGTGTTTACACACAGGGTGTCATTTGGCAGGTCAACCCCTTTGATCAATGGGGCGTCGAGCTGGGCAAGGTTCTGGCCAAGAAGATCGTCCCGGAATTGCAATCTGACGACGACCTACAGCACGACAGCAGTACCAATCAATTGATCGAGCGATATCGCAAAATGAAGTAA
- the rplU gene encoding 50S ribosomal protein L21, translating into MYAIIVDGGRQYRVEPGMEVDLDYRETPAGESLKFEKVLAVGGDSGLKLGAPTVDGASVTASVVGAKQGKKIYVQKFRRRKHSKSRVGHRQLFTRVKITDIAGA; encoded by the coding sequence ATGTACGCCATTATCGTTGACGGCGGTCGCCAGTACCGCGTCGAGCCAGGCATGGAAGTTGACCTGGACTACCGCGAAACTCCCGCCGGTGAAAGCCTGAAGTTTGAAAAGGTCCTTGCAGTCGGTGGCGACTCGGGCCTGAAACTTGGCGCTCCAACCGTCGACGGAGCAAGCGTGACCGCTTCTGTCGTCGGAGCAAAGCAAGGCAAAAAGATTTACGTTCAAAAGTTCCGCCGTCGCAAGCACAGCAAGAGCCGTGTTGGCCACCGCCAACTCTTCACCCGCGTTAAGATCACCGATATCGCAGGTGCCTAA
- a CDS encoding serine/threonine protein kinase: MPSDQLTDYELGDILGVGTVGTIYLATEKESGRQVALKKLHPKVSQNTLIRARFKREMTIMERLRHPNVVAYLGGGRVDGDQTLFYAMEVVSGGTIADLLENGGPLHWTAVVEISRQICSALQCLHNHGVVHRDLKPSNLFLTPDGIVKLGDFGIARDLTAGDLTVGQVTVGTHAYMAPEQITADRNVSGKADLYALGCCMFEMLTCRKVFLGENYAQLFDQHLKQKPPSVRDFADCPAEVEEVILKLLAKKPDDRPFNARQVQAAMLEVADSYRQDHGEALLPAEEHTFPAGRKELIERIRRRLEPETREINGTRLAIAASIIAGAIIALIAIASITGA; encoded by the coding sequence ATGCCTTCCGACCAGCTCACTGATTACGAGCTGGGCGATATCCTAGGCGTCGGAACCGTTGGCACGATCTACCTGGCAACGGAAAAAGAATCAGGGCGCCAAGTCGCCCTGAAAAAGCTCCACCCCAAAGTCAGCCAAAACACCCTGATCCGCGCTCGCTTCAAGCGAGAGATGACGATCATGGAGCGACTGCGACACCCCAATGTTGTCGCATATCTTGGTGGAGGTCGCGTCGATGGCGACCAAACACTCTTCTATGCGATGGAAGTCGTCTCCGGCGGCACCATTGCCGACCTGCTGGAAAACGGCGGGCCCCTGCACTGGACCGCCGTGGTCGAAATTTCGCGGCAAATCTGCAGCGCACTGCAATGCCTGCACAACCACGGCGTCGTCCACCGGGATCTCAAACCCAGCAACCTGTTCCTGACACCCGACGGCATCGTCAAACTTGGCGACTTCGGAATCGCACGCGACCTAACCGCTGGCGACCTGACCGTCGGCCAAGTCACCGTCGGGACGCACGCCTACATGGCCCCAGAACAGATCACCGCAGACCGAAACGTCTCCGGCAAGGCAGACCTCTACGCCCTGGGTTGCTGCATGTTCGAAATGCTGACCTGCCGAAAAGTTTTCCTGGGCGAAAACTACGCACAGCTCTTCGACCAACACCTCAAACAAAAACCGCCATCGGTACGCGACTTTGCAGACTGCCCCGCCGAAGTCGAAGAAGTGATCCTGAAGCTACTAGCCAAAAAACCAGACGACCGACCCTTCAACGCCAGACAAGTCCAAGCCGCCATGCTTGAGGTCGCTGACAGCTACCGACAAGACCATGGTGAGGCACTGCTACCCGCAGAGGAACACACTTTTCCCGCCGGCCGCAAAGAACTGATCGAGCGAATTCGCAGGCGATTGGAACCAGAAACGCGGGAAATCAACGGCACCCGCTTGGCAATCGCAGCATCGATCATCGCTGGGGCAATCATTGCCCTGATCGCCATCGCGTCCATCACCGGGGCCTAA
- the rpmA gene encoding 50S ribosomal protein L27, with protein MAHKKGQGSSRNGRDSNAQRRGVKKFGGEAVRAGNILIRQCGTKWRAGRGVGQGNDYTLFALVDGNVMFDQKGRRINVVSA; from the coding sequence ATGGCACACAAGAAAGGACAAGGCTCAAGCCGCAACGGTCGTGATTCGAATGCTCAGCGTCGTGGCGTCAAGAAATTTGGTGGCGAAGCTGTGCGAGCAGGCAACATCCTGATCCGTCAGTGTGGCACGAAATGGCGTGCTGGACGCGGTGTAGGACAAGGAAACGATTACACCTTGTTCGCCCTGGTCGATGGCAATGTCATGTTCGACCAAAAGGGTCGCCGAATCAACGTTGTCTCTGCGTAA
- a CDS encoding glutamate-5-semialdehyde dehydrogenase, whose product MNTAATTTDLAAYCAETAQNAKEASAQLATLDTAVKNRWLNESADALVEAAERIIKANENDLQAAPDYGLSDAAIDRLRLDRGRIESIATALREIAMLPDPVGEVLDGFTRPGGLQVIKKRVPLGVVFFIYESRPNVTADAAAICVKSGNAVILRGGKEAIHSSKEIVQVMCEVAARCGLPEHSVQLVGTTDRAAVGEFLALGELIDVAIPRGGEGLIRRVAAEATMPVIKHYDGNCHVYVDETADIEMAAKIVENAKCQRMGVCNACESLLVHESIAEAALPKIVEKLRAHSVEIRADERAQKLIPESVPATEEDWGAEYLGPIISVAIVDSIQQAVRHINKYSSHHTEAIVTGTLSAAEIFTGGVDSSSVMVNASTRFNDGGVFGLGAEIGISTDKFHARGPCGLRELTTYKYIVKGNGHIRT is encoded by the coding sequence ATGAACACCGCAGCCACGACCACTGATCTAGCTGCCTATTGCGCCGAGACTGCACAAAATGCCAAGGAGGCATCAGCCCAGCTGGCAACTCTTGATACCGCCGTCAAAAACCGCTGGTTGAACGAATCCGCCGATGCATTGGTTGAGGCGGCGGAACGGATTATCAAAGCGAACGAAAATGACTTGCAAGCCGCGCCAGACTATGGCCTCAGTGATGCTGCAATCGATCGCTTGCGTTTGGACCGCGGACGAATCGAGTCGATCGCCACGGCACTTCGTGAAATCGCGATGTTGCCTGATCCGGTCGGCGAAGTCCTGGATGGGTTCACTCGGCCAGGTGGATTGCAGGTTATCAAAAAACGTGTGCCGCTGGGCGTGGTCTTCTTTATCTACGAAAGCCGTCCAAATGTCACCGCAGACGCGGCAGCGATTTGCGTTAAAAGCGGCAACGCGGTCATCCTTCGTGGCGGTAAGGAAGCGATCCACAGCAGCAAGGAAATCGTGCAGGTGATGTGCGAAGTTGCTGCTCGGTGTGGGCTTCCTGAGCATTCGGTGCAGTTGGTCGGGACCACCGATCGGGCTGCTGTGGGCGAGTTCCTGGCACTTGGCGAGCTAATCGATGTGGCGATCCCACGCGGTGGCGAAGGTTTGATTCGACGGGTGGCCGCGGAGGCAACGATGCCTGTGATCAAGCACTATGACGGGAACTGTCACGTCTATGTCGATGAGACCGCCGATATCGAGATGGCTGCCAAGATCGTAGAAAATGCAAAGTGTCAGCGGATGGGGGTCTGCAACGCATGCGAGTCTCTGTTGGTGCACGAATCGATCGCCGAGGCTGCTTTGCCGAAGATCGTTGAGAAGCTGCGGGCGCACTCGGTCGAGATTCGCGCCGACGAGCGGGCTCAAAAGTTAATCCCTGAGAGCGTCCCTGCGACCGAAGAGGATTGGGGGGCCGAGTACCTAGGCCCGATCATTAGCGTGGCAATCGTCGATTCGATTCAGCAAGCCGTTCGCCATATCAACAAATACAGTTCGCATCACACCGAAGCGATCGTGACCGGCACGCTGTCCGCGGCTGAGATCTTTACTGGTGGTGTGGACAGTTCATCCGTCATGGTCAATGCAAGCACCCGGTTTAACGACGGTGGCGTATTCGGATTGGGAGCCGAAATCGGAATCTCAACCGACAAATTCCACGCTCGCGGTCCATGTGGCCTGCGAGAGCTGACAACATACAAATACATCGTCAAAGGCAACGGCCACATTCGGACCTAG
- a CDS encoding YmdB family metallophosphoesterase, translating to MKFLFLGDIVGKPGMNAVLQNVQRIREERDLDYVIANAENASDGSGLMPKQFELLIDNGIDGVTLGDHIFRRKEIISSLQKSDRIVKPANYPHSAAGRRWTLIKRSGRPPLGLISLMGRVFMKPVDCPFEAVDDVLSELEEHTDHILVDVHAEATSDKQCLARYLDGRVTAVLGTHTHVPTADSCILPSSTAFQCDVGMCGPYESIIGRDIERVLHTTRTAEPCHFHVATGDVRLCGAIVESDDEGRAISINRFEQRVVVN from the coding sequence ATGAAGTTTCTATTCCTCGGTGATATCGTCGGCAAACCGGGGATGAACGCGGTCCTGCAAAACGTACAACGCATCCGCGAGGAACGAGACCTGGACTATGTCATCGCCAACGCCGAAAACGCATCCGACGGCTCGGGCCTGATGCCCAAGCAATTCGAACTGCTGATCGACAACGGAATCGATGGCGTCACCCTTGGCGACCATATTTTTCGCCGCAAAGAAATCATTTCGTCGCTGCAGAAAAGCGATCGGATCGTCAAGCCGGCGAACTATCCCCACAGCGCGGCAGGTCGGCGATGGACGCTTATCAAACGTTCCGGGCGCCCGCCACTGGGATTGATATCGCTAATGGGACGTGTCTTTATGAAGCCGGTGGACTGCCCATTCGAAGCGGTCGACGACGTGCTGTCAGAACTGGAAGAACATACCGATCACATCCTGGTCGACGTCCACGCCGAAGCGACCAGCGACAAGCAGTGCCTAGCCAGATATCTGGATGGGCGAGTCACCGCGGTCCTGGGAACGCACACGCATGTTCCCACAGCCGATAGCTGCATCCTGCCTTCGTCGACCGCGTTTCAATGCGACGTCGGAATGTGCGGCCCCTACGAAAGCATCATCGGTCGTGACATCGAACGCGTATTACACACAACACGCACTGCAGAACCGTGTCACTTCCATGTCGCGACCGGCGACGTCCGGCTTTGCGGAGCCATCGTCGAATCTGACGATGAAGGACGAGCGATCTCAATCAACCGCTTTGAACAGCGAGTTGTTGTCAACTGA
- a CDS encoding BON domain-containing protein — METTDTKEIAVAASQALASSSVPELRTLRVDEQSDELQLRGSVRSFYHKQLAQEAIFPVACGKQVVNYVSVQN, encoded by the coding sequence ATGGAAACTACGGACACAAAAGAAATCGCAGTGGCAGCGTCACAAGCTTTGGCCAGCAGTTCAGTACCTGAGTTGCGAACATTGCGCGTTGACGAACAAAGTGACGAACTTCAACTGCGCGGTAGCGTGCGAAGCTTTTATCACAAGCAACTTGCGCAAGAAGCGATCTTTCCGGTCGCATGTGGAAAGCAAGTTGTGAACTATGTCAGTGTGCAGAACTGA
- a CDS encoding sulfatase: protein MNNSLLHFTALIALGISLTVGHSRCDADERPNVVLFIADDVSWNDFGCYGNSAARTPNIDRLASEGIRFNNAYLTASSCSPSRSSIVTGRYPHNNGKGAELHQPISVHLPWFPEVLRESGYYTALSGKHHMTTTKPGPGESPRPKPFDHVDAGRVPGDSSGSANWLKVLKDRPKDQPFFFWFASYDAHRGWDGDKQWDPSKYGPMHRAEDVIVPPFLSDDPETRSDLASYYNEVTRFDYRIGVVVDELRREGIFDNTLIFVLADNGRPFPRAKTRLHDSGMKTAFVTSWPKGFAYGSDSNSLVSVIDIAPTVLTAAGCEIPETMQGVAMQPLFKSSDASIRKYAFSEHNWHDYEAFGRSVRDGEYLYLINERVDLPWQGPADSVRSPSHQQLRKLRDEGKLSKSQADVFLSPRPSAALFKTADDPHHLENIQGDPAYAEVEARLAGVLSQWMDETGDSVPEKISPDTFDRETGDRLGKKQVDTEGAITPGEDRSADHVLSPGPR from the coding sequence ATGAACAACTCCTTGCTTCACTTCACAGCACTGATCGCGTTGGGCATTTCCCTGACCGTCGGCCATTCAAGATGCGATGCGGACGAGCGTCCCAATGTGGTCTTGTTCATCGCGGACGATGTCAGCTGGAATGATTTCGGGTGCTACGGAAACAGCGCCGCTCGCACACCGAATATTGACCGCTTGGCATCTGAAGGTATCCGATTTAACAACGCTTACCTTACAGCCAGCAGTTGCAGTCCGTCACGAAGCAGCATCGTCACCGGACGGTATCCGCACAACAACGGAAAAGGTGCGGAGCTACATCAACCGATTTCGGTCCACCTTCCTTGGTTTCCCGAAGTGCTTCGTGAGAGCGGCTATTACACCGCGCTGTCCGGAAAGCACCACATGACAACAACGAAGCCTGGCCCCGGCGAATCACCGCGGCCCAAACCGTTTGATCATGTCGACGCGGGAAGAGTTCCTGGTGATTCATCCGGCTCGGCCAACTGGCTTAAAGTTTTGAAAGACCGCCCAAAAGATCAGCCATTCTTCTTTTGGTTTGCCTCTTATGATGCGCATCGAGGCTGGGATGGCGACAAGCAATGGGATCCCTCGAAGTACGGCCCGATGCATCGTGCCGAAGATGTGATCGTGCCGCCGTTTCTGTCCGATGATCCCGAGACTCGGTCCGATCTGGCGTCTTATTACAATGAAGTCACTCGATTTGATTATCGAATTGGTGTCGTTGTTGATGAACTTCGTCGCGAAGGGATCTTTGACAACACCCTGATCTTCGTACTCGCCGACAACGGTCGTCCGTTTCCTCGTGCAAAAACTCGGCTTCATGATTCGGGAATGAAAACCGCGTTCGTCACGTCTTGGCCTAAAGGATTCGCCTACGGCAGCGATTCCAATTCGCTGGTAAGTGTCATCGATATCGCGCCGACCGTTTTGACGGCGGCCGGTTGTGAAATTCCTGAAACGATGCAAGGTGTTGCGATGCAGCCCCTTTTCAAGTCATCAGACGCATCGATTCGCAAGTATGCGTTCTCCGAACATAACTGGCACGACTACGAAGCTTTTGGACGCAGCGTCCGCGATGGTGAATACCTGTATTTGATCAACGAACGTGTCGACCTTCCTTGGCAAGGTCCGGCCGATTCGGTGCGCAGCCCGTCACACCAACAGCTTCGCAAACTTCGTGACGAAGGCAAACTTTCAAAATCGCAAGCGGACGTTTTCTTGTCACCCCGTCCCTCGGCTGCGCTGTTCAAGACGGCCGACGATCCTCATCACCTGGAAAACATCCAAGGGGATCCTGCATACGCGGAAGTGGAAGCACGCCTCGCAGGGGTGCTAAGCCAGTGGATGGACGAAACCGGAGATAGCGTTCCGGAAAAAATCTCCCCAGATACGTTCGACCGCGAAACGGGTGATCGGCTAGGAAAAAAACAGGTCGATACCGAAGGAGCCATCACGCCAGGTGAAGACCGTAGTGCGGACCATGTGCTTTCGCCGGGCCCCCGCTAG
- a CDS encoding sodium:calcium antiporter yields the protein MGILIPLVLIFFACLIIWRACDGFEIASEYIGRNLSEGVRGGTINAISSSIPELFTTLIALFVLADQDGFAVGIGTTAGSALFNGMIIPATCILAVIGTVLAGVKVTSVNVSRKVILRDGLSLIVCEFVLILLINGEKLHWWQGLIMMGMYAAYLIYMIKSMKSASANEEPSDDHSDAASSSEDDEPQSGPVGQLFYWLSGGPLLDLEGMFVKEKQQKAIREETWNGWPLLLTATAIIGVACWFLVKACEWLGTGNEAHPSYTFAGMELVGIGMPAMFVAVIFASMATSVPDTVMSVRDALDGDYDDAVANALGSNIFDICFALGFPLFLFTIYHGPIEMSPEVAEQSGELRLLLLLLTIVGFFVYFLGKKQRSSSGIEYVEMRRGKAFVLLAIYIVFVLYIIGLSIGSPTAESVSLWLQKILVKLPAIG from the coding sequence ATAGGAATCCTAATTCCTCTAGTTCTGATCTTCTTCGCCTGTCTGATCATTTGGCGTGCCTGTGATGGCTTCGAAATCGCTTCGGAATACATCGGCCGCAATCTATCCGAAGGTGTTCGCGGTGGAACGATCAACGCGATTTCCAGCTCGATCCCCGAACTATTCACAACGCTGATCGCCTTGTTTGTACTTGCAGACCAAGACGGATTTGCTGTGGGAATCGGGACGACTGCGGGCAGCGCCCTGTTCAACGGAATGATCATACCGGCGACATGTATCCTGGCAGTCATCGGAACAGTCCTGGCCGGCGTGAAGGTCACCTCGGTCAACGTTTCGCGAAAAGTCATCCTTCGCGACGGGCTATCGCTAATCGTTTGTGAATTCGTTTTGATCTTGTTGATCAATGGGGAGAAACTTCATTGGTGGCAAGGGCTGATCATGATGGGGATGTACGCCGCTTATCTGATCTACATGATCAAGTCAATGAAATCGGCATCGGCGAATGAAGAGCCCAGCGATGATCACAGCGATGCCGCTTCATCTTCAGAAGACGATGAACCACAGTCGGGACCGGTCGGTCAACTGTTTTACTGGCTATCGGGTGGCCCGCTGCTGGACCTCGAAGGCATGTTCGTCAAAGAAAAGCAACAGAAAGCAATCCGTGAGGAGACCTGGAACGGTTGGCCGTTGCTTTTAACAGCGACCGCGATCATCGGCGTCGCTTGCTGGTTCCTGGTCAAAGCTTGTGAATGGCTGGGTACCGGTAACGAAGCCCATCCATCGTACACCTTTGCCGGAATGGAGTTGGTCGGAATTGGGATGCCGGCGATGTTCGTCGCAGTGATCTTTGCATCGATGGCGACCAGTGTTCCCGATACCGTGATGTCGGTTCGCGATGCACTTGATGGTGACTACGACGACGCGGTCGCGAACGCATTGGGCAGCAACATCTTCGACATCTGTTTCGCGTTGGGCTTTCCGCTGTTCTTGTTCACGATTTACCACGGGCCGATCGAGATGTCGCCTGAGGTCGCCGAACAAAGTGGCGAACTGCGATTGCTCCTATTGTTGCTGACGATCGTTGGTTTCTTTGTCTACTTTCTAGGGAAGAAACAACGAAGCAGTTCCGGTATCGAGTATGTCGAAATGCGACGGGGCAAAGCGTTCGTTCTATTGGCGATCTATATCGTATTCGTCCTCTACATCATCGGGCTGTCCATCGGATCGCCGACCGCCGAATCGGTCTCACTGTGGCTACAGAAGATCTTGGTAAAGTTGCCCGCGATCGGATAG
- a CDS encoding creatininase family protein, which translates to MRPWILAETNYGFVKDCAYEVAVLPTGATEPHNLHLPYGTDTFQATEIASRACEVAWERGARVVMLPPIPYGTETNQAEFPLSMNLHPSTLMTIIRDLLQSLVGSGVKKLLILNSHGGNEFKPMLRELVNQTPCKMFLCDWFRSISADIQKEIFTEPGDHAGEMETALGLAFFPEFVDLDDQGDITADDGAVKPTRFEAVNEGWVSITRPWHLLTTNTGSGNPHPATAEKGERLMEVLVKRLSGFLVELAESDVDERFPF; encoded by the coding sequence ATGCGACCATGGATCTTAGCTGAAACGAACTACGGCTTTGTTAAAGACTGCGCTTACGAAGTCGCCGTGTTACCGACTGGTGCGACCGAACCGCATAACTTGCATCTGCCCTACGGCACTGACACCTTTCAAGCGACGGAAATTGCCAGTCGCGCATGTGAAGTGGCATGGGAACGGGGGGCTCGCGTCGTCATGTTGCCGCCGATCCCCTATGGGACGGAAACGAACCAAGCCGAGTTTCCTCTGTCGATGAATCTGCACCCCTCGACACTGATGACGATCATTCGTGACTTGCTGCAGTCGCTTGTCGGCAGTGGTGTCAAGAAACTCTTGATCTTAAATAGCCACGGTGGCAACGAATTCAAACCAATGCTGCGTGAACTGGTTAATCAGACGCCTTGCAAAATGTTTTTGTGTGATTGGTTTCGAAGCATCTCCGCCGATATCCAAAAAGAAATCTTCACCGAGCCCGGAGATCACGCCGGTGAGATGGAGACGGCGCTAGGCTTGGCGTTCTTTCCAGAGTTTGTCGATCTAGATGACCAGGGAGATATCACTGCTGACGATGGCGCTGTGAAGCCGACTCGGTTTGAAGCTGTCAACGAGGGCTGGGTTTCGATCACCAGGCCATGGCATTTGCTAACCACAAACACAGGTTCAGGAAACCCGCATCCGGCAACTGCCGAAAAGGGTGAGCGGCTGATGGAGGTTCTTGTCAAGCGGCTTTCCGGGTTCTTAGTCGAGCTTGCCGAGAGTGATGTCGACGAGCGATTTCCGTTCTAA
- a CDS encoding DUF3467 domain-containing protein: MADEAKKPEAAAPPAEQAQSQQPVQVQVNDDNALATYANFCRVTGSPEELIVDFGLNPQPIGVPKEPIEVKQRIIVNFYTAKRLLAALQMSIARHEAVFGVLETDINKRVRPGLTQQAAPAPAPAPAGESK; this comes from the coding sequence ATGGCTGATGAAGCAAAGAAACCTGAAGCTGCTGCACCTCCAGCTGAGCAAGCACAATCGCAACAACCCGTTCAGGTTCAAGTCAACGACGACAACGCACTGGCTACTTACGCTAACTTCTGCCGCGTCACCGGATCGCCTGAAGAGCTGATCGTTGACTTCGGTTTGAACCCACAACCGATCGGTGTACCTAAGGAGCCGATCGAAGTGAAGCAACGTATCATCGTTAACTTCTACACCGCAAAGCGTCTGTTGGCTGCTCTGCAAATGTCGATCGCTCGTCACGAAGCAGTCTTCGGCGTTTTGGAAACCGATATCAACAAACGAGTGCGTCCAGGCTTGACTCAACAAGCTGCTCCCGCACCTGCACCAGCACCCGCTGGTGAAAGCAAGTAA